CTTCGTCAGTGTCCCATGCCGGACGAGCTGGCTCTTCCAGGCCAGCATTCTTGCCGCCTCCATCAagggggaggaagaaggggaggggaagggggaggACATGGCAGGAGATATGGCTGACGAGGTCTTTGCCAAACGGCGGCAGAAGGTTGCCAAGAAGAAGAGGACAGTCATGGAAAACAGAGGGGGTGAGAAGAATGCGTGGGGGCATAAGAAGACCACTGAGGTTCAGAGTGATGACGACGATTTCGTGGCTGACGGAGGAGGAGAACTTTGGGTGTGCAAGAAGAATGACGGCAAGAGGAGGTTTTGCCGCCGGCCGGTGAGCCAGCCTGATTCCTTTTGCATATATCACTCAGATCTTAAGTCTGCGCTGCCGCCGACTTCATCAGCGGCCTCCAAACCCTCCAGCAGCGCCAAGCCACGTAAGAGGAGGCGTGTCGATGCAGGTGAGGGGTACTTATACTACGCCGGGTTCGGCCCGTCCCTCAGCAAGAGGCAGAGATCAAGCAGCAATGTACTGGAATCTTTACCTGATGAGCAAGAGGAGGAGGCACTGCCTGAAGAGCATACTGCAGGTCCAGCCCAAACTGTTGATGCAGACCATCAAGCGGCATCAGCACGCGTTGATGAGCCTAGGTGTGATGAGTTGGCCGGGATTGCGGGCGGCGACGAGGAGAGCAGCGACGACGCACTTGGCTGCAACGATGAACCCCGGGTTGTTGGCGTCAACGGCAACATCAAGAGGAAGAG
This window of the Triticum urartu cultivar G1812 unplaced genomic scaffold, Tu2.1 TuUngrouped_contig_5129, whole genome shotgun sequence genome carries:
- the LOC125528806 gene encoding uncharacterized protein LOC125528806 (The sequence of the model RefSeq protein was modified relative to this genomic sequence to represent the inferred CDS: added 30 bases not found in genome assembly), with amino-acid sequence MAQLDPSDPKEVEHFMGKYFVSVPCRTSWLFQASILAASIKGEEEGEGKGEDMAGDMADEVFAKRRQKVAKKKRTVMENRGGEKNAWGHKKTTEVQSDDDDFVADGGGELWVCKKNDGKRRFCRRPVSQPDSFCIYHSDLKSALPPTSSAASKPSSSAKPRKRRRVDAGEGYLYYAGFGPSLSKRQRSSSNVLESLPDEQEEEALPEEHTAGPAQTVDADHQAASARVDEPRCDELAGIAGGDEESSDDALGCNDEPRVVGVNGNIKRKSPFKKRWRKPVKARSLKSLMC